A single region of the Ptychodera flava strain L36383 chromosome 9, AS_Pfla_20210202, whole genome shotgun sequence genome encodes:
- the LOC139141193 gene encoding uncharacterized protein yields the protein MESKQKDIIKALEERLLKSIEEATVHQTLTEHKQALQKLLNEIKCLLPLNTKEQVSDEELSDRCPERMVAVEKLLHECTEEIKGYTCLKKRLHETIGKSKSVNHLYLNQLEDIEREFDHILTTLKSLTAKCQESITTSKEILECLQLQKMIKCSESLLVAADKVLVNLGQLSSVDDEIESAKSAIQTCGQDTKEVQMAIEDVRDIIERLSQAKKDANDSEGSVRENKEKLSATLGIAKPNVGDIAETKDTLARNLEMLEQLCGGMQKKP from the coding sequence ATGGAGTCGAAACAGAAAGATATTATCAAAGCACTTGAAGAAAGGCTATTGAAAAGCATAGAAGAGGCAACAGTGCATCAAACTTTAACCGAACATAAACAGGCACTCCAGAAACTTTTAAATGAAATCAAGTGTCTTTTACCTCTTAACACTAAAGAACAAGTTTCTGACGAAGAACTTTCAGATCGATGTCCTGAAAGAATGGTTGCTGTCGAAAAATTATTGCACGAATGTACTGAAGAGATAAAGGGATACACATGCCTCAAGAAACGATTGCATGAAACTATTGGAAAAAGTAAATCGGTCAACCATCTTTATTTAAACCAACTTGAAGATATTGAGAGAGAATTTGACCATATTTTGACAACCTTGAAGTCTCTAACCGCAAAGTGTCAAGAGTCGATCACAACTTCCAAAGAAATACTTGAATGCTTACAACttcaaaagatgattaaatgcTCTGAAAGCTTGCTAGTGGCTGCTGATAAGGTACTGGTTAATCTTGGTCAACTAAGTTCCGTAGACGATGAGATTGAAAGTGCAAAATCTGCTATACAAACATGCGGTCAGGACACTAAAGAAGTTCAGATGGCTATTGAAGACGTACGTGACATCATCGAAAGATTAAGTCAAGCTAAGAAAGATGCAAACGACTCAGAAGGATCTGTTAGGGAGAACAAAGAAAAGCTCTCAGCCACTCTGGGTATTGCGAAACCAAACGTTGGAGACATAGCAGAAACAAAAGATACCCTTGCCAGAAATTTGGAAATGCTTGAGCAGTTATGTGGTGGCATGCAAAAAAAACCGTAA
- the LOC139140232 gene encoding uncharacterized protein, with protein MRKKNTDAFRMRIFRRDDSDGLICVVRAPDGVLDDIQIQCTFETEGITTKPHQFTCSDAITLKPKGKKLSKDILVAIPYDSTQNNKCRDIIVQEKDVNGRLSHHPTNSTWKTFNNYPDMVFVEIQVKTLSTFVVLSQLKQARYTIDNEGGNITLPVDDHQVEVEYPRGTIHRDVEVSLEVESLEENSFTQLCERRTESWGRSLVSVSPLIYTNYAKKPTLKGNFRVRCPLLSIASIGAIRIAGQLQGQSWQDVHASSSNLTLTLKVFKLNLDVHLTNSCF; from the exons ATGAGAAAGAAAAATACGGACGCTTTTCGAATGCGCAT ATTTCGACGAGATGACTCGGATGGACTTATATGTGTTGTAAGGGCGCCTGATGGTGTCTTAGATGACATTCAAATACAGTGCACTTTCGAGACAGAGGGTATTACGACCAAGCCGCATCAGTTTACATGTAGCGATGCCATAACTCTCAAACCTAAAGGTAAAAAGCTATCCAAAGACATACTGGTCGCAATACCATACGACAGCACGCAGAACAACAAATGTCGCGACATCATTGTTCAAGAAAAGGATGTAAACGGAAGACTCTCTCACCATCCGACTAACTCAACTTGGAAGACATTCAACAATTACCCT GATATGGTATTTGTGGAGATTCAGGTGAAAACTCTGTCAACCTTTGTTGTCCTGTCACAACTCAAACAAGCTCGATATACTATTGACAATGAGGGTGGCAACATCACATTACCAGTGGACGACCACCAAGTTGAAGTCGAGTATCCACGTGGTACTATACATCGAGATGTTGAGGTGTCTCTCGAG GTAGAGTCCTTGGAAGAAAACAGCTTTACACAGTTATGTGAAAGACGCACAGAATCCTGGGGCAGGAGCTTGGTGTCTGTGAGTCCCCTGATCTACACAAACTACGCCAAGAAACCGACTTTAAAGGGAAACTTTCGTGTTCGTTGCCCGTTGCTGAGTATTGCAAGCATTGGTGCCATTCGAATTGCAGGTCAGTTACAGGGTCAGTCCTGGCAGGATGTTCATGCCAGTTCGTCAAACCTAACACTGACCCTGAAGGTGTTCAAGTTGAACTTAGACGTCCACTTAACAA